Proteins encoded in a region of the Halostella limicola genome:
- a CDS encoding MFS transporter has product MTKWRTLVLATAGFNLSFLIWFSFAPFTGPMAAEFDLSLAEIGILASAAIWLAPFGRILTGWLSDRYGAPTVFAIVLAYVGVFSMASAFAQSYAVFFVERLIVATAGITFVIGIQHVSEWFPEEQLGTAEGIYAGVGNAGAAGGALVLPRAFGPEWSGPLFQSNWRAAFFYTGIASILMAVVYYSVGEAAKTDERREATAESATLKQWVHTATRYGTVVLALAYVMSFGLELSMNGWLATYYREAFATDDLVLASTFAATFSLAAGLLRPIGGYVSDALARRERDLLPVFEGRYREQWTFVTLVFIVVAMLGMTLAGLTGRVLVAVGAGFVVGMACAFAEGAIFAQVPAMFPNSSGSVAGVVGGVGTIGGIAFPLVYSATLLPNLHVGYAVVAAVVVPIVLLNAWVYRPRIAARASVDGFFDFDPPGSDAPSDD; this is encoded by the coding sequence ATGACGAAGTGGCGGACGCTCGTTCTCGCCACGGCGGGGTTCAACCTCTCCTTTCTCATCTGGTTCTCCTTCGCCCCCTTCACCGGGCCGATGGCGGCGGAGTTCGACCTCTCGCTCGCGGAGATCGGGATCTTGGCGAGCGCCGCGATCTGGCTGGCCCCGTTCGGGCGGATCCTGACCGGCTGGCTCTCGGACAGGTACGGCGCGCCGACGGTGTTCGCCATCGTGCTCGCCTACGTCGGCGTGTTCTCGATGGCGAGCGCGTTCGCCCAGAGCTACGCCGTCTTCTTCGTCGAGCGGCTGATCGTCGCGACGGCGGGGATAACCTTCGTCATCGGCATCCAGCACGTCTCGGAGTGGTTCCCCGAGGAGCAGCTCGGCACCGCGGAGGGCATCTACGCCGGCGTCGGCAACGCCGGGGCAGCGGGCGGGGCGCTCGTCCTCCCGCGGGCGTTCGGGCCGGAGTGGAGCGGCCCCCTGTTCCAGTCGAACTGGCGGGCCGCCTTCTTCTACACCGGGATCGCGTCGATCCTGATGGCGGTCGTATACTACTCCGTCGGCGAGGCGGCGAAGACTGACGAACGCCGGGAGGCGACCGCGGAAAGCGCCACCCTGAAGCAGTGGGTCCACACCGCGACACGGTACGGCACGGTCGTCCTCGCGCTCGCGTACGTGATGAGCTTCGGCCTCGAACTCTCGATGAACGGCTGGCTGGCGACGTACTACCGGGAGGCGTTCGCCACCGACGACCTCGTCCTCGCGAGCACGTTCGCCGCGACGTTCTCGCTGGCGGCCGGCCTGCTTCGCCCGATCGGAGGCTACGTCAGCGACGCGCTCGCGCGGCGCGAGCGGGACCTCCTGCCCGTCTTCGAGGGGCGGTACCGGGAGCAGTGGACGTTCGTCACCCTCGTCTTCATCGTCGTCGCGATGCTCGGGATGACGCTCGCCGGGCTCACCGGCCGCGTGCTGGTCGCGGTCGGAGCGGGCTTCGTCGTCGGGATGGCCTGCGCGTTCGCCGAGGGGGCCATCTTCGCGCAGGTGCCCGCGATGTTCCCGAACAGCTCGGGGTCGGTGGCGGGCGTCGTCGGCGGCGTGGGGACGATCGGCGGCATCGCCTTCCCGCTGGTCTACTCCGCGACGCTGCTCCCGAACCTCCACGTCGGCTACGCCGTCGTCGCGGCGGTCGTGGTGCCCATCGTCTTGCTCAACGCCTGGGTCTACCGCCCCCGGATCGCAGCCCGGGCGTCCGTCGACGGGTTCTTCGACTTCGACCCGCCCGGATCGGACGCGCCGAGCGACGACTGA